The genomic stretch TCGGCAGGCTGGCCGGCGGCGGGGCCAGCAGCAGGAGACTGAGACCTTCTACATCACGGTGGGGAGGTGGTGCTAGACCAGGAGGgcgggtggggtggtgggggccaGGGAGGGCCAGGGCTAGGACTAAAGCCCTGGGCTCTTTCCGGGGGCTTGGCAGAAACTCCAGGAGTACCTGAGTGGACGGAGTATCCTTGCCAAGCTGCAGGCCAAGCATGAGAAACTGCAGGACGCCATCCAGCGAGGTGGGCCCCCTGCCTCGCCACCCCCAGGGCCGGGAGCAGCCCAGCCATGGTGTGGCTCTTCTCCTGCGGCCTCTCCCTGGCCAGAGAGGGTGCTGGGCACACAGGAAGGAAGCCAGCCAGGGTCTCGGCCCCCATCCTGCTCTTTGTCCTGCGGCTGCCCTCACCTGTAGGCTGCCCTGTTCCTCTGCCATGTGCCGAGAAACCTCCTGGCCTGAGGCACACCAACCCTTTCTCCTTCCCAGGTGACAAGGAAGACCGGGAGGTGACTTGGTGAGTCCTTCGAGAGGGACCAGTTTGTTCTAAGGACCCATGGTATCCCCACCTCCCCTCTGCTTGTTCCTCGGTGGCCTTAGTTTCCTACTTATTTTGCCCAGAGGGTTCTGGAATAACTTGCGAGCCCCAGCATCCagttgggctgggctggggggtcCAGGCAGCCTAGTATCCAGGCCTGGTCCCCTCAGAGGCAGCTCCTGTTCACCGCGACAGGACCCAGTACACACAGAGAAAACTCCAGAAGAGCCGTGCCCCCCGCCCCAGCTCCCAGTATAACCAGAAACTCTTCGGGGGAGACATGGAGAAGTTTATCCAGGTACTTGCCTTACCCTTCAACCGAGTGCAGGCCCCTTCCTGCTTCAGCCGTGCCTCCAGCCCTGGGGCCCCTGTGAACCCGAATGAGTTACCACGAGCTGAGGACTTACCAGGAGCACGGATACCCGCAGGCCCCACTTCTGGGATGCTTGCTAGGGAGGGAAGTCAGGAAAGCACCAGAgatcagaaaaggagaaatgacaCTATTGTTTGAGGCGATGATTCAGTCTCTCACCGTTCAGAAGAATCAGCAGGTTATTTAAGTGAACAAACCCAAGGTTCATGATATTGCTTGATTTGAGGTCAGCAGAGAGAGTTGGGTGGCATTTCCACTCCATAGCAGGAAACAGATAAAATGTCAGGCACGGCACCAGGGATCAGACACCCCCCCCTCCACCGGGCATACATCTCCCTAGCCTTGTTTCTGACTGCAGAATGCattaagacaaaatgaaaatgagtgaGTGGCAAGGTGTGCCGCGCCATACCCACCATGGAGGGCACTCTCTCTGTCCTTGTCCGCAGAGCTCAGGCCAGCCCGTGCCCCTGGTGGTGGAGAGCTGTGTCCGCTTCATTAACCTCAATGGTGAGTGAGATCTGGGGCCTCCCGCCTCTGGCCTGCCCCGCCCCTCGCAAGATTGGAGGGGCGGGGGTGAGGAGGAGGTTTGGTGCCCACCAGTTTTCCATCCTCCCACAGGCCTGCAGCATGAGGGCATCTTCCGGGTGTCGGGTGCCCAGCCCCAGATCTCGGAGATCCGTGATGCTTTTGAGAGAGGTGGGGACCGGTGAGGTGGGGCGGAGGGTGGGGAGGCTGGGAGAGCCGGTGTCACGGGCCTCTCTCCTCGCCCCCTCCCAGGAGAGGACCCGCTGGTGGAGGGCTGCACCGCCCATGACCTGGACTCGGTGGCGGGCGTGCTGAAACTCTACTTCCGGAGCTTGCAGCCCCCCATATTCCCACCAGACCTGTTTGGAGAGCTGCTGGCTTCTGCAGGTGAGccaggggcctgggggtggggtggggttggggggctcCCCACTCCCTAGTGGCCACCTTGCCCGGGCTCATGGCTTCTCCCTGGGGTGATGGCCTTGTCTGCAGAGCTGGAGGCTGTGGCCGAGCGGGTGGAACACGTGGCTGGCCTCCTGGCCCGGCTGCCCAGACCCGTGCTGGTGGTCTTGCGGTACCTCTTCACCTTCCTCAACCAGTGAGTGCTTCTGGGGAATGGGCGGGAGCTCGGGCATCCCAGGTTGGGGCGTGGTGATGCCGAGCCAGGAGCTCCATGCCTATGACCTGTCTGTACCCCCAGCCTGGCCCAGTACAGTGATGAGAACATGATGGACCCCTACAACCTGGCCGTGTGCTTTGGGCCGACGCTGCTGCCCATCCCTGCTGGGCAGGACCCAGTGGCTTTGCAAGGCCGTGTCAACCAGCTGGTGCAGACCCTCATCATCCAGCCTGGACGGGTCTTCCCGGCCCCGGCCCAGCTGCCCGGCCCCGTCTATGAGAAGTGCATGGCACCACCTTCTGCCAGCTGCTTGGGGTAGGCTCTTGGTGCCGCCAGGAGAGAGAGACTGGCTGCAGGGGGCACCCTGAGGATGTTCAGCCACCTCGCTCTTCTCTGGACTACAGGGATGCCCAGTTGGAGGGCCCGACGGGGGACAACGAGTTGGAGCTGGAGCCGGGGACCTCAGCCCAGGaggagggtaggggtggggaaggACAGCCCCATGGGGTCCCTGGCCAGGGCATCCACGCAACCCCCCACCTCACTTGCATCTCTTCTCCTCCCCAGACCTGGAGGGTGTCGTGGAGGCTGTGGCTTGCTTTGCCTACACAGGCCGCACGGCCCAGGAGCTGACCTTCCAGCGCGGGGACATCTTGCGGCTGCACGAGCGGGCGTCAGGCGACTGGTGGCGGGGCGAGCACGCGGGGGCACGGGGGCTCATCCCCCACAAGTATATCACTCTGCCTGCGGGGTGAGTTTGGAGGCTCTCCTTCcagccccccctccacccccgggCTTCCAGCCCTTCCCGCATGCCGAGTCCCAGGTTCCGCAGGCCCAGGCTGTGCCTTGCTGACCGCTGGCCCGCACTGTGCCCTCTGCCCTGCAGACCCCAAACCCAGAGTGAGCATTCCAAGTGTCTTGTCTTTCCATCTCCAGAGCAGAGAAGCTTGCGGCAGGCCAGGGGCTGCTGGCCGCCGGGGACCTGCTGAGCAGCTCAGAGGGGCTCCCCATGGTGGAGCTCGTCCAGAGGTGAGCAGGAGCAGGGAAGACCCCTTCTGGGCCTTGCTTGCCCATCCCAGGCTGGAGGCAGGATGGCCAGGGACCAGCTTTgctgtttctttccctttcccatgccctgggctgggagaagcccCTGCCTGGGAGCGCGGGGCCTCCCAAGGGCCCCCTCTAGGCTCCCTGTCTGTGCCCTGCAGGCCAGAGCCGTGCACCCCACCTGAGATCCCTCTTGGTATCCCCGGGAGTCACTCTGGGTACCGACGGCCCTGCGTGGTCCCAGCATCCCCAGAACGACACGTGGAGGTGGATAAGGTAAGCGCTGGGGATGGTCATGTGGCAAGAGGGGTGCACCTCCCCAGGGGTGGGTTCTCTGCTTCCCCTTACAAGCCACTGTTCCTGCCTGAGGTTCAAGTCTGACCCTCCTGATCGCAGACACACTGGCCGAGCCCAGCCTAGAGAGGGGCAGGCCGGTAAGGGGGTGAGCTTGGTGGGGAGGGACTGGCCTGGAGGCAAGGTAGTGGGAGACCTGGGGGAGAGCAGTCACACATTTAGGCCTCACGTTTGGTTCCTGAGTGGGAAGCAGCACATGGGACAGGCTTCAAGGCTGGCATCTAGAGCCAGGCTAGGTGACAGGTGGTAACATGGCAGGCGCTTTGTGAGccagagaagatgaaagagacagaTGGAAAAGCGGCTGAGGGAGGTGGTGaactggggagcctggcggggtcaTGGTTCTTAcaggagggcagagagcaggTGCCAGATGGGGCCCTGGTGTGGGGTGCAGCCTGGGGAGACCCAGCTGCCTGCTCTGCCCACTGGCCCAAGCAAACCCCTTTGTGGGCTCCTGGTGGGCACTGCCAGAAGCCCTGGGGGACAATGTGAGCCTGGGGACAATGTGAGCCTGGGGACAGAGAGTGAGAGAGCCCACCATGTCCCAGGTGTGGCCTGGCGACCGGGCCTGGGTACCGGGGACAGAGGGGTGATCGGGGACACACATGTGTGGTGGCCGGGGGAGGatgggccaggggtggggggcagagcatCCATGAGACCCCAGGGCAGGTGGTCGGTAGGCTGGGCCAGGCGGGCTGTGGGGGAGCCCTGGCCTGGGACGTCGGGGCACTTGAGAGGCTGAGGGCCCCCCAAGCCAGGGGGTGGTGGCTGTGATCTCTGCCAGGGAGAGAGTGGGGAGAGGATGGGTACCCAGGGCCCACCCTGAGGGGCTCCCATTTGAAGGCTGAGCTAATCACTGCAGTCCACAGAGGCAGTGGCTGTGGACTTTGTTTCAGGGGGCAGAGGAGTTCAGAGGATCAGCAGgcctgactcctgggtcaggTCACTGTCCTGGGGGCAGGGGACCGACTGGGCAGGTGGGGCCCACTTGTGCCAACATCCTGCGTTTCTCTCCTCTCCGCCAggctgtggcacagaccatggaCTCTGTGTTTAAGGAGCTCTTGGGGAAGACCGCCCTCCGTCAGGGCCTCGGACCGGGCACCAACAACTCTTCGAGCCCCAGGCCTCGCAGCCCGAAGCCTCCAGGTTGTGGGCGCCTGGGCAAGAACAAAGGCTTCTCGCGGGGCCCTGGTGCCCCGGCCTCACCCTCGACCTCCCATCCCCAGGGCCTAGACTCACCATTCAAGTCCCACTGAAGGGCCCCCTCATCCTCTGTaggccctgccccagcccagggCAAAACCGGCCAGGCGCCCCCAACCCTTTGCTTCTCCCTGGCCCTGTCCGGCATACCTGCTCGTGACCCTCTGCAGAGAGGAGGAAGTGGCCGCTCCAGCTCACCCCTGCCTTCCCTCTCTGGCTTGGGCCCCTCTGGGAGGCTGCTGCagtgggaggcaggggcaggcCCCTCCTGGCCCTGGGTGTGAGGGCTCGTGGCTGGTTGTCACCCTTGACAGCCAGTAGGTGGCGGGTGCCTTTGCTCAGCTGAGGGCGCCAGCCTGGTGGGGGTTGACAGGCATTGGCAACCATTCATAAAGTCCTGTGCATTGACTCCCAGATGCGAGCCAGTTCTCTGTCTggctgggaggggtgggtggtTGGAAGGTGGGTACAGGGTCAGCCTCTTGGCACCCCCAGCACTCGAGGCCGGGGCACCCAGCTTCTGGGGCTTCTTGGCACAGGGCTGTGTGGCTTGGGGACCTGCATCTTGGAAGTCCCGTCTCCTGTGTGGTAGGTTCCAGATCCGTGCACATGTCTGTGGGTGTAGGAGGGGCCTGAGAATCTCTCTGCACTTCCCCCACATTTAATGCAATAAACAtgcatgaattttttaaaataccatcctTGTAGAAAAGGGGgacaaaaagaagcaaatatagaaaaatatgggaaacctattgaaaatgtgttcatttctccAGTACCCCAGTATCCAAAGAGACTCACCAGGTGGAAAATGAGCCGGAGTTTTTATGAGGCAAGGTCAGAAGGGAGGGCCAAGGGGGACAAGACAGGGTGGGGGCAAGGATGGCCCCTGACCCAACCGCCTTTTTTTGCCCCCTGGGCCCCCAGGACTTCCACTGGCTGGCTGCATGTCTCGGCCGGGCCCCCGTGGAGCCAGTTTGTGGGCGGTCAGCTGAGTTCCGTGGAGCCTCTAGAAGGAAAGCAGCgcccacccccactgcccccgCTGCCACCCCGATTTCTCAGGAGGGGGTGTCCTTGGCCAAGAAGGAGCTGGCTGTGGCGCATGACTCTTCTTGGGGCCCCGGGCTGGGCGGGGTGCGCCTCCAGGTGCAGCAGAGCAGGCTTCGCAGCTCGGAGGAGACGCTGCTGCTGAAGGAGGCGTAGATCCAGGGGTTGGTACAGCTGTTGAGGCTGGCCAGCAGCATGAGCAACACGAAGGGAGGCCCTGTGTGGGGCGGGAATCGGGGCTGGGGCTGAGGGGGCCTCGAGGTCAGCGTACCTAGGCTCGAAGGCCATGCTGGCTGCgttgggggggtggagggggatgaAGGTGCACATGCACCAGGATTGGGTGGGCCCCGCAGCCCCAGCCATCGCCACGCACCTTCCCGCGGTGCCTCCGGGTCCCACGCGGCCCACAGCTGCACAAGGAAGAAGGGCGCCCAGCACAGCACGTACACTATGACGATTACCAGCGTCATCCTCACTGTCTTGGCCACGGCCGCCGACACCCGGGCTCCCTCGGCAGGGCCGCCCGGCCGGCACCCTCGGCGGGGCCCGCCGGCCCTCGGCACTGGCCCCGGCCCCAGGCTGGCATGAATCTCCCGGAAGATGAGCACCTGACAGGCAGCAATACCCAGGGCAGGAGCCACAAACACCATCAGGGCGATCCAGGTGACATAGGCGCGGAGGCCCCAGGGCTCGGCAAAGTGGGCCCAGCAGTCAAGGACCCCGCTACCATCCACGTCACGCTGGGCAAAGATGAAGAGCTGGGGCAGGCTGAGGAGCAGCGAGAAGGCCCAGGCCAGCAGCACCGGCCGGTTCCAATGAGTGCCACCTCCGTGGCGGTGTGCCAGCATGGGGCGGCAGATGGCACGGTGGCGGTCCAGCGTCATGGCCAGGATCATGTAGGAGGAGGCATACATGCCCACCATCTGCAGGTACTTGACTGCCCGGCACAGGGCATCGGGCCCACGGAAGCGGTCGGTGGCATCCCAGGCCAGCTGGGGCAGCACTTGGAACAGAGCTACGGCCAGGTCGGCCAGGCACAGGTGGCCGATGAAGACGTGCATCGGTGCCCAGCGGCCCCGCCGGCCCCGCCGCACCAGGGCCCCCAAAACCAGGCCATTGCTCAGGGCCACGGCCACGAAGACGGTGGAGAGCAGGGCCAGCTCTGCCTGGGCTAGCAGCGGGTCCCGGGCAGTCAACAGCTCCCCTTCACTGCTGTTGCCTGCTGGGGTAGGTTGAGAGAGGTGCCAGGGCACAGCTGGGcagaggtgggggcagagggcCAAGTCAGTGAGTCTATTCTGCCCGGGCACCAGGCCGCTGTCAACCTGGGCCCTCTGtttccctccagcctcctccctcctggcTCCTGGCCTTCCAGCACAACACACGTCGtccaacaccccccacccccgcaaccaCCTCAAACCTCATGTGGTGGGGAGGAAAGGGCAGCCCCAGGCCCAGGTGAACCAGAGGGCCAGCTCTTTCCAGTGAGGGAGGCAGGCTGAGTTGGGGGCACCGAGGGACAGGAAACTTACCTGAGGTGGTGGATGCCATGAACATGGCAGGGCGTGCAGGAGTCCTGAATGCCTGGGGAAGACGAGGTTGTGAGCTCAGCCTCCCACCCAAGGGGCCAGCCGTGCTGCACAGAGTCTCTGGATAAGGGTCCTTAGAGCCTTGGccggggtggtggggtgggggcctgtgcgtgtgactctgtgtgtgtgtctgtgagactgtgtgtgtgactcgtgtgtgtgtgagagagactctctgtgtgtgtgtgagactgtgtgtgtttgactgtgtgtgtgtgcgttcatTCTCATGTCCGGGCCCTGGGGGGTACGTCTTAGCCTAATCGACGTTGGTGAGGTCTGGCCACTGAGGCAGACACAGACCTTGGCGCCCATGACCGGGCCGGGGAAGATGGCGCCAGGGGTCATCAGACAGATGGACGAACCCAGCCTAAGACCCATCCAGGCAGCCCATGAGAAGCAAGGCAGACATACagaccacccccacctcctgccctgacagaggcccagagagggaaccgttggagggctgggggcagggtagGAGGGCTGCTACGTCCCCCTTACCTGGCTGGACTCCCGGGCTCCTGGGCAGCTGGGCGGCAGCGGGCGTAAAGGTGGCCCCAGAGCTCAGATCGGCTTTCCATGGGCGGCCCCGCCCCAGCCAGTCCTCTGGGAGTGACCAGCTCAGGAGGGGacttcctcccccacctccgcAAGCCTCCTGGCCTCTGGTACCGGGAAGTAGGCTCCTGGCCTCCTCTGCTTCCCTTCCTGGCCTGCCCAAGCCATCCCAGGTCTGTCCCTGGGGCCCCAGGCTGCCCCTAAGAAGGCCTGAGCCCTCCTGAGCTGGCCCTGGCTACCCCCCAACACCCCCCCTACACAACGCCTTATGACAATGTCGGGTCTGCAGAGCTCTGGGCCATCCCCGAGTTCACTGTCTTATTTTCAAAGTGGGGTAGCTGCGACCAGAGACGCACTGGCTCAGTGCCACACAGCTTTCTCGTGGCAAAGCCTGACTCCCCTTTGCCgggacaggctcctctggctcCTACTAGGCAGAGGGAGGGCTTGTCCCCAGCCAGTGAAGGCCCCTCCCATCCTCAATTAGGCCTCCCGGAGATGAGGGCCAGAGATGATGGGTGGGAAGGCGGTGGAGTGAGGTCCTGCCAGCTCCCTCCCCTGAGGCTCTGTGGGAGGCCAGACACCCCGCCTCCCCTCACAGCTATCTGTCCGTCTCTGTACCCCACATCCCATCTCCCCCCCCACCTTGCGCTTCCTCAGCCTCCAGgaccccctcccctccagcccatTATTTCCGCCCCTCGCCAGCCCTCTCGTGCCTGACCTCCCTCAGTCCAGgctggcccagcccagccccaggaaGCGGCCTACACACCACACGGAGCCTGGCTCCAGGCTGACATTGGCCCTGTCTTCCTGTTTGTCCGTCTTCCCTGTTGACCTGCGAGGTTAGAGACCAAAACGGCCTCTCCCAGAATAGGCCCGGGTATAGCCCAGGCCAGGCCTCCTCCTGGCCAGACTCTGGCAGCACCAGTAGGGAGACATTAGGACAGGGGTCCACCCAACCTTATGcaccacacacagcacacaccacATGCCACAAacaccacacacccacacagcacacacaccgcACACAGTACACAGCACAtacccacacaccacacacacacacaccacacacacacataccacacaaacCATACCCACACACATCCACACCACATACCCACATCACGCACCCACACACAGCACGCaggacacacagcacacactgtacacagcacacacccacacataccacacaccacacaaaccacacccacacacatacacactacataCCCACACTGCACACCCACACCATGCACCCACAcacagcacacaacacacacattaCACAGCAGCACACgcccacacacagcacacacccacatcacacacccacacatagcATATCACACTTGCATCATGTTCAGTATTCATACAGCACACAGTACGTTCACACACTGCTTGTACACATGCTCCACCCCACACCCCTACAGTACACATGGGTATTTATAATGGTTTTTTCTATTTGGGAGCCGGTTGTAGAATACCAGCTCCGCATGTCTGAACACATCAGCCATACTTCCTAACAACAAGAGCATCCTCACTTTCTGCCTGTAACCACATGAGTGTTATTAACCCAGAAGCATAGAAAGAACTTTTCAGCTGCCATCTGGATCTACTAAAAAAGTAGAAAGTGGAGTTCCCAGGTAAGATTATAGAAcagatttttcaaaggaaaactgTAAGCCACTGGGAAAAACTCACATCACAtcacactgactcaatggacatgagtttgagcaaatcccaggagacagtggagggtagaggagcctggcgtgctgcagtccccagggtcacagagtcagacacgacttagtgactgaaacaacACACTACCACTCCGTGTGTCTTTCTTCTTGCCTTGTGTCCCTGTGTGCCTCATAGGACCCCAGTCCCCAGGACTCCCCCATCGGCCTGGGAATCTGAGATACCTGCTTTGCCACTCCCCCACTGCGTGACTCTGGAAGGCTGTGACCAGCTCTCTGTGACTCAGCTTGCCCCTCTGTAAAATTGGAATCCAGTGACTGAAAGTTGAGCCCTGGATCTAGGATGGGCAGAGACCTGAGCCGGCTGATGATAAAGTGCCAACCCCATCACCTCCTTACAGGGTTCTCTGCCCAGACCCAAACGGGGCCCCACAGGGCTGGATTCTGGTGGCGAGCTGGTGCAGGGCCGGGGACCATCTCTGCTCCCTGTGTTCCTTGTTTCCTGTTGTCAAGAGTCCAGGGAAAGTCACAGGGAAGGCCCCTCCCTGCGGCTTTCTCTGGGTTCCAAGAAACAAGAGGAGGAATTTGTGTCTACACCAAGGCCAGGGTGTGAAGGGAAGCAAGTGCTGGGGACCTCTGGAAGGCACAGACAGACCCCGAGGCCAGTGGCTATGCCTGGAGAGAGACTCTGGCCTCCCCTGGCCCCTTGAGAGCCTGGGCTGAGTCCTGCTGCCTGCAGCAGAGACCTATGAGAGAGAGACACCCCAGGAGGCCCCTGCCCCAGCCACCAAGAAAGACTTAGCCATGGAGCTATGCTGATTAGCCTCAGGTGGCCTCAGGCATGGGGCAGAGCTGAGCAGACACTCTCCCTACCCCCTCAAGCCCCTTCCCCAGCACAGCCCCCTCTGCCTTGCCCAGGACTGCATTTGCAGAAAGGTTCTATGTGTGGCCAAGGAGCATGCCCTGAGCTCCCCTGGCCCAGTGTCCGAGCAGAAGGCCACAGAAGGCTGTCCCCCAGATACTGGGTGCCAGGGCAGAGGTCAGAGaggaggtcaggaggggcaggaCCCAGATCCTGGGAAGTGCAGTCCTGTGCCAAGTGGTGTGCAGGCAGGCAACAGGTGATGgtggttgtttttcagttgctcactcatgtctgactctttgcgaccccagggactgcagcatgccaggcctccctgtccatcaccaattcccggaccctgcttaaactcatgtccatcaagtcagtgatgccatccaaccatctcatcctctgtcctccccgtctcctcctgccttcaacctatcccagcatcagggtcttttccaatgagttgactcttcgcatcaggtggccaaagtattggagcttctgtatcagtccttctaatgaatattcagaactgacttcctttaggattgattggttggatctccttgcagtccaggggactgtcaagagtcttccccaacaccacagttcaaaagcatccattctttggcgctcagctatttttatggtccaactctcacttccatacatgacaattggaaaaaccatagctttggctagatacacctttgctggtaaagtgatgtctctgctttttaatgtgctgtctaggttggtcatagcttttcttccaaggtacaagcgtcttttcatttcatggctgcagttaccatgtgcagtgattttggagcccagcagGAATGGAGACCAAAGGCATTTCTCAGGCCTTGGGGAAGACCCTGGAAGGCTATTTTAGGCATGAGCAAGAAAGAGGAGCCAGCCCAGGACACAAGGAAAGAGTGACAAAAAGCCTGGAGAAAAACCAGGGGAGCAGAGGTTCCCAAGGTTGGGAGGGGAGACAGGTACTGTGAGGGAAGGAAAGACAGGAGCCAAGCCGAGGGGAGGCCATACCTCGGGTCAACTGGAAAGAATGCACACCTCAAAAGTGAAGtatgttttattcagcagacTTTTGGAGGACTGCATCGCAGGGGACCAgcctctcagaaagctctgagggaCAGTCTCCAacaggtaagggaggagccaggatgtataggagtttttgcaactAAAACCAGGTCAtgggaac from Bubalus bubalis isolate 160015118507 breed Murrah chromosome X, NDDB_SH_1, whole genome shotgun sequence encodes the following:
- the AVPR2 gene encoding vasopressin V2 receptor isoform X1; translated protein: MFMASTTSAVPWHLSQPTPAGNSSEGELLTARDPLLAQAELALLSTVFVAVALSNGLVLGALVRRGRRGRWAPMHVFIGHLCLADLAVALFQVLPQLAWDATDRFRGPDALCRAVKYLQMVGMYASSYMILAMTLDRHRAICRPMLAHRHGGGTHWNRPVLLAWAFSLLLSLPQLFIFAQRDVDGSGVLDCWAHFAEPWGLRAYVTWIALMVFVAPALGIAACQVLIFREIHASLGPGPVPRAGGPRRGCRPGGPAEGARVSAAVAKTVRMTLVIVIVYVLCWAPFFLVQLWAAWDPEAPREGPPFVLLMLLASLNSCTNPWIYASFSSSVSSELRSLLCCTWRRTPPSPGPQEESCATASSFLAKDTPS
- the ARHGAP4 gene encoding rho GTPase-activating protein 4 isoform X2 → MRWQLGEQLRCLELQGELRRELLQELAEFMRRRAEVELEYSRGLDKLVERFSGRGGRLGGSSREHQSFRKEPSLLSPLHCWAVLLQQTRQQSRESTALSEVLGGPLAQRLSYIAEDVGRLVKKSKDLEQQLQEELLEVVSELQMAKKTYQVYHTESLSAEAKLREAERQEEKRAGRSATATTTSTESGPLRKGSVKKGGRLVEKRHAKFLEHKLKCTKARNEYLLSLASVNAAVSNYYLRDVMDLMDCCDTGFHLALGQVLRSYTAAESRIQASQMQGLGSLEEAVDALDPVGDKAKVLEVHAIAFCPPLRFDYQPHEGDEVAEIQVEMELRDEILPRAQNIQSRLDRQTIETEEVNKTLKATLQALLEVVASEDSDMLDSFQASLSTESLKSTSSDPGARQAGRRRGQQQETETFYITKLQEYLSGRSILAKLQAKHEKLQDAIQRGDKEDREVTWTQYTQRKLQKSRAPRPSSQYNQKLFGGDMEKFIQSSGQPVPLVVESCVRFINLNGLQHEGIFRVSGAQPQISEIRDAFERGEDPLVEGCTAHDLDSVAGVLKLYFRSLQPPIFPPDLFGELLASAELEAVAERVEHVAGLLARLPRPVLVVLRYLFTFLNHLAQYSDENMMDPYNLAVCFGPTLLPIPAGQDPVALQGRVNQLVQTLIIQPGRVFPAPAQLPGPVYEKCMAPPSASCLGDAQLEGPTGDNELELEPGTSAQEEDLEGVVEAVACFAYTGRTAQELTFQRGDILRLHERASGDWWRGEHAGARGLIPHKYITLPAGAEKLAAGQGLLAAGDLLSSSEGLPMVELVQRPEPCTPPEIPLGIPGSHSGYRRPCVVPASPERHVEVDKAVAQTMDSVFKELLGKTALRQGLGPGTNNSSSPRPRSPKPPGCGRLGKNKGFSRGPGAPASPSTSHPQGLDSPFKSH
- the AVPR2 gene encoding vasopressin V2 receptor isoform X2, producing MFMASTTSAGNSSEGELLTARDPLLAQAELALLSTVFVAVALSNGLVLGALVRRGRRGRWAPMHVFIGHLCLADLAVALFQVLPQLAWDATDRFRGPDALCRAVKYLQMVGMYASSYMILAMTLDRHRAICRPMLAHRHGGGTHWNRPVLLAWAFSLLLSLPQLFIFAQRDVDGSGVLDCWAHFAEPWGLRAYVTWIALMVFVAPALGIAACQVLIFREIHASLGPGPVPRAGGPRRGCRPGGPAEGARVSAAVAKTVRMTLVIVIVYVLCWAPFFLVQLWAAWDPEAPREGPPFVLLMLLASLNSCTNPWIYASFSSSVSSELRSLLCCTWRRTPPSPGPQEESCATASSFLAKDTPS
- the ARHGAP4 gene encoding rho GTPase-activating protein 4 isoform X1, producing the protein MATHGKLRRERGPQADYEAQVKEMRWQLGEQLRCLELQGELRRELLQELAEFMRRRAEVELEYSRGLDKLVERFSGRGGRLGGSSREHQSFRKEPSLLSPLHCWAVLLQQTRQQSRESTALSEVLGGPLAQRLSYIAEDVGRLVKKSKDLEQQLQEELLEVVSELQMAKKTYQVYHTESLSAEAKLREAERQEEKRAGRSATATTTSTESGPLRKGSVKKGGRLVEKRHAKFLEHKLKCTKARNEYLLSLASVNAAVSNYYLRDVMDLMDCCDTGFHLALGQVLRSYTAAESRIQASQMQGLGSLEEAVDALDPVGDKAKVLEVHAIAFCPPLRFDYQPHEGDEVAEIQVEMELRDEILPRAQNIQSRLDRQTIETEEVNKTLKATLQALLEVVASEDSDMLDSFQASLSTESLKSTSSDPGARQAGRRRGQQQETETFYITKLQEYLSGRSILAKLQAKHEKLQDAIQRGDKEDREVTWTQYTQRKLQKSRAPRPSSQYNQKLFGGDMEKFIQSSGQPVPLVVESCVRFINLNGLQHEGIFRVSGAQPQISEIRDAFERGEDPLVEGCTAHDLDSVAGVLKLYFRSLQPPIFPPDLFGELLASAELEAVAERVEHVAGLLARLPRPVLVVLRYLFTFLNHLAQYSDENMMDPYNLAVCFGPTLLPIPAGQDPVALQGRVNQLVQTLIIQPGRVFPAPAQLPGPVYEKCMAPPSASCLGDAQLEGPTGDNELELEPGTSAQEEDLEGVVEAVACFAYTGRTAQELTFQRGDILRLHERASGDWWRGEHAGARGLIPHKYITLPAGAEKLAAGQGLLAAGDLLSSSEGLPMVELVQRPEPCTPPEIPLGIPGSHSGYRRPCVVPASPERHVEVDKAVAQTMDSVFKELLGKTALRQGLGPGTNNSSSPRPRSPKPPGCGRLGKNKGFSRGPGAPASPSTSHPQGLDSPFKSH